The segment ATTCCAAATTTGCCATGAATCcttataaatgaataatatttcaatattgctTTTGTGCTCTTTGttctttacaaatttaatacaacATGTAATGCAACAACAATGTTGTATTATATGTTATCATCTGATACATAGAATTTTACATACCAAAGATTTTATGTAAGTAAGTTTTGAGTAGgattttaaattgtatatgtatgtaatgcTTTGCATAGATCACAAGTGATAttgtgatatatttttataatctgtTATTTGAAAGTTAAATTAATTGACTATCAACattttactttgaatattaaaaaatcataataCATTGAAATTGATACATAATGATAAGTAATGAGCAGGGCAGATGCTGCAGTGATGTCACATATGTGGGAGTACGTGATATCTCAGGAGATCACCAATAGAGAGTAAGAAATTAAGTTCATAGCTTTTAGGGTGTTCTTCATGTCTCTTGCTTTTCTTGCCTACTCTATCTACCCTTCGTAAGCTAATTACAATACATTATTTGTAGATAATTGGAAGGTTCATGAAATTTATTCAACTTTTACATAACATGTTCTTATTTTCAGGAATATCTATTTAACACAAGTACATAAAATATGCTTAAAATtgatcaaaaataaaataaagatatgattatatttttatacatacaattgtttagtacatttttataatttatttctatgtatGAGTTACTCTTGgtattacacattttgtgtaaTTCTCAGATATAAAGATATGGATCTCTGTAAATCTGTAAATATTCTTACATTCTTTTCATCTGTTTTATGTATACATCTTTATCATTACTGATTCTATTAATTGGtggaattttaatatcttctttatgtacaataattaaaataattttgtttacaaTATGCTTGTTAGGGCTGACGCACCTATTATGGGATCTCTATGGGAATATGTTATCGCTAATGATGTGGAAATGGggtaattctttttcttatatttctctgcttttaattatcaaatgctacataagtattcaaataattattattcttaatatatgtacataatctAATAACTATTTTTTACACTTCATGCATTAACAACTCTTAAAAAACTGTTGGtgttttattatgtaattatattatattgtttgtGCAAATATGATTTACTAATATgtgttcatatatttaatataaaattttataactttttcatattacatattttgaaAGATTGCTCAAATGTATTGTAGGTATAAGGAAGATGGATATAATAAGGGAGTACCAGAGTTCACACCTCCACCTCCTGTTCGACTTCAGTGGGATTTGAATCCAAAGTGCATAGCCGCAATTGAAGAATCAAACCAAGTAATAGACATGCAATTGAAAAACTTCTTTttatatgcaaatttatagttattttctatcaaaattcaaaattattaataaatccaTGACTAAAATACTAACTTACATTTGATATTTCTGATTTATTTTgtgcaataaaaaattgattatattaagaatatttttaattatcaggTTGCACAGAACTTATTAAATGATGTCGAATTACGCATTTATGTACATGATGCATACGGTAAAGGGTTTATGAAAGTTAATTCAATGTCACCAGATGCATACATACAAATGGCCTTACAGTTAGCGTATTTCCGTGATTCtggtaaatttaatttaacttatGAAGCTTCTATGACTAGACTGTTCCGGGAAGGAAGAACAGAAACTGTGAGGCCGTGTACAATTGAATCTACGAATTGGGTAAAAGCAAtggagaataaaaatacatctgtaagtaatactataaaatttatttggacCAAAAGTTTTATATAGATCAGTGTAAacgtttttatattacaatttttcaaattgtcaGAAACAAGTTATTGCGCTATTAGGCTACTTagctatttaaatttttaatattggtCAAAATCTCGATTtctcgaattttttattataaaaaattcattctggtttcaaaaatatttcgttaaaaaatgttttatgatATTGATATTCAATTCAATAATCAGAATGTAACAGTTAATTATCAGGACATAATTTGGTATGAAATTAATGTTTTCTATAAACAGgtttattgtaaaaaaagcTTTAATGTGCTACatttaatatgttataataagATAGTTCTATCATATTAGAAagtttgataattatttacaaagcaGATAGCTTTACCGATTTTGAATGATGTTAAAATGTTCGTATATTTACATGACCCTAACTTACTTTCGGTAATCATTTTCAATTCgtgtaagaaagaaaaatcaatcGATTTGGCATAGATAATTATGGGATGATAATGCTACTGTGAAATAATTTAGggtattaaataataagaCAAATACAATTCATAgtaagttttatattatattattgatattcGGAATTGGAAAAAGCGATTATTCGATTATCAAAAtcgtattattattgaaatagaaAGTTTTACAAATATCTTGGAAACTAAAATTGAGTAACGGTAACATGTATAGAGGGAAAAGTAGGTAAAAATGTTGATCTTGACAACATATCTCAAGATTATTGAAATCGGCGAAGTCGTTCggtttgtaaataattaccgagttttattattattataattaattatgtcaGAAAGTTCTTgtatcataatttaataatagaaatttattgctTCTGGTTTCATAtgaacttttaatattttaaatatacaagtatacaattaattaaaacagagTCATGTATTAATAACTAAttaactatataaatatttatagtaacataatttgtttttcttgTCTTTTAAACGATTTGAAAATGTTATAGTTGTAATtaacttaatttatttattttagtattatgtaatttattttgtattcttcTTACAGGTTGAAACTAGGTATGATTTATTGATGGCAGCAGCAAAACAGCATCAAAAAGGTTATCAAGATGCTATGTGTGGTAAAGGAATAGATAGACATTTATTTTGTCTATATGTAGTATCTAAATATTTAGAAGTAGACTCTcctttcttaaaggtaatgtttgcaagaaagaaaaatataattatataatttttctcagagatgtttcaaagaaattttccTTTAGGAAGTTTTAAGTGAACCATGGAAGTTATCTACTTCACAAACGCCACATGGACAAACATCATTAATAAACTTGAAAAAACATCCAAATTGTATCTCTGCAGGGGGTGGCTTTGGCCCTGTAGCTGATGATGGTTATGGCGTTTCTTATATTATTGCTGGAGaaaatcttatattttttcatatttcatgcaAACATAATTCTCCAGAAACAGTAAGCAgtcatataaattattattattatgtaattacTTCGTTCATagctaaaatatttatataattatttttagaatgCAGCTAGATTTGcaaaacaaatagaaaaagcATTAGCTGATATGAAGAATCTGTttcttgaaagaaaaaagctgCAAGCTCAAAAGAATGGTTCTACATAATTATTCTGCAGCAAAAAGAGATGCAGTTACAGTATACTAgcggaaaatttcaattttaatcctttttttCCAAATGTTTTAAGATGATCCCTTTACATACTCAAAATGTATCTTTTGTAACATTGTCTGCAGAAAGAACACTAAATGGAAATAATTCAGAAGTACAAAGGAGAAAAATTAAGCATGCACAACGAGAAATGCAAAGTATTCTGATTAATTCACTTATGATATATATTCAAACAACTTCATAAACTaaacattaatatttcatgCTCTTTAACAGCgtacattaaatttaaaaacgtacaaagtttaattatatttatttttataataagcattttatgaaaaaagttTTTGAATGGAAAacatttctaaattataataataattaaaaaatattgtcattaaacttttataaaaactaTCTTAGAAAAAAGAGATATATACctgctatttttatattttatattactctcaggaaaattgttataaatgaggTTATTGTAAAACTTATTGAAGATTGAGCGTTTAATAGTAAAGTTTAGTAAACAACATAGAGAAAAACTAAGAAACGTAGTATGAAATTTTCAGACTGCTGtttaaatagtaaaattgTGTATTCATTATTCAATGAGaatagtattaaattttgtaagcAGTTTCATCTCTTCTATATAGTAGAAGATCGAaagtttaattcttttaattcattgtataattaaattttctatgatataaataataaataaataaatatatatatattaaattactttatatatatatatatatatatataaagtaatttaaaatttttaactttgtaccaattttatcaattatacGAGCTCCAATCATATTCAATATATCTACAGAATGATTATTATTAGTGAAATTATCAGAAATtgcgaatatattatgtatcttaaatcattattaatattcaaatactgTTAGTATTGCAGTAGAATCAATTAATAactactatttttatattttagatgtgaagaaaaattattgtaattgaTTAACAATAAGTTTTATATTAACTGCGTATTAACTATAACGCATGTTATTTGTAATACAAAATGTgatcatacatatatatatatatatatatatatatatatatatatgtatatttagttttaaaatgtattaaataatatgccATAGATCTATATCTGCAACCTATCAAtgcaaaattttaatgttataagtagtttatatattattcattttacgATATCTTTATTAAAACTGTATTTCAAGGTACTGgtgcttttataattttattactcgaatttacaattttaaggtaaatatgttattttatttgatgtaaacagaaaaaatgaaatatatgataataagATGCAACTATTtggatttataaatattcgacaTACTTTGAACgtggaataattaaatgatcgtaatgaacaaaggaaaagaaatgtattaatgatacataaaattaaatcttttgaaatacctgaaatttaaaagtaatcAGTTACTATATTACATACAAAACATATTCACAGAAGCAATATGAAAAGATCATTCAactttttcgtttaaatatttctaatgattatttttaaaacgtgAGTACCAAATACTAACTATTGAAAAGATGTATTACAGACTTGAATATCTGGGAATTTTCAGAACTCAATGGTGGAAATAGTTTTTTCTCATGATAATTTTTTGATGGGATTTCAAGGCtattagtatttttttaaGCAGAACCTGATAGAAatctaaatttattatttagtgTTCTTGTAGAACAGGAGAAAACAAATACACCGACTTTAAAAACCACTCAACATTTAATCTTGAGATATTTACGTTTGAAATGTATGTATGATGTATAGATTATgcatatatatgatatttaattatgtcTCGACCGATAAATTTTTCGGTTCCTAgacaaaattttttaacttttcaagTGCTCAAATAAAAGTCTAAAAcctaaagaattaaaaaatttaacaattcattaatttataaatatttttaaattattattttaggtTTCGGTTTATCAATACAATAATCTATACAATAAggtgaatataaatattgtctTATATTGAAAAGTTGTCttttatatcgaatatttattgtaagtcatacttttgtatatataattgatataaGCTATAAAGCGTATACATAtcgttacattattttattccttgaatatttttcaaaatatacgtTTATGTAAGGGAAAGTAgaatttatatgttatacataaCATACGAAATGCGacgtgataaaaatatttcgtcggaacgaaatattacaatttctaaGTTTCACAATGGTTTCAGATAACGTAGTAAGACTTTCGTTTTTCGAGTAACATAGTTTCGCGTCTAGATGAGGTATCAAACTTATGGTTGTAGTTTAGCTTGCTTACGCGCCGCGAATTCGTGACACGAGCACGAGCGTGACGAACGCGGAGTGAGTGCGTACTGAAAATAAACAGAGAGTAGTGGTGTGGTGACAAGAGCGCGGGTCGAACGATGGCTTCGCCGAACAAGAAAGCCAAGGAATTAGAGGATCCAGGTTCGGGCGAGGGTGTTGAATCACGCGATTACGACATTGAAATACAAAAGACACTCGAAGAGATTGACGGGTGTCAGAATCAAATCGATGGCCTCAATGAGAAGGCCAGCGATGAAATCCTCGAAGTCGAGAAGAAGTATAATAAGTTGCGTAAGCCCTATTTCCAGAAACGGAATGACATTATTAAGAGGATACCCAATTTTTGGGTCACTGCTGTATCCTTTCATATGATGACATTACGGTTTCGCTAATAATAGTTACTAATATATCTTTGACGTTTCTCGGCAATGCCGGCGTCCACCGGCGCTAGTCGCCATCTTGCTTCCTTGTATACCTATAGAACTATGTATAACTACATGCGGTCACGCGGAatgcaatatatatttatttttttaaaaaatgcctTATATGATCGTTGTTCTAGTAATACGGTTCATTACCTTAAATATGTAatagtttttcttttatagtatatttttgttgtatatTCTAATTAACAGTACATATTActcaaatgtaaatattttcttctttcatgaTCTTTTCTTCTATGTTTACAATGTTAGATCTAttgaacaattatttttttctatctctttttatttttttttagtttatatGTAGTTCTATTTGATTTACATTCAAAATTAGTTTAAAGTAccagaatataaaatttcatacttCTACTATTGAGAAATAAGTCGTCcataatattaacataataatatgtatgttaatgtattgtacattataaagattaaatatgataaatcGTAATATTAAAGATATGATATGACAGGTTAATGTAAATTTCCTTAGTGAATCTGTAGTTTGTAAACAATAAGGAAATAGCAGAAATATtggaagaagatgaagaagatgcacttcgatttttaaataaattagaagttgaagaatttgaagatattaaatcaggttatagaattaattttcattttgatgAAAACCCATATTTTGAAAATGACGTCCTTACAAAGGAGTTTCATCTAGGTTCTTCTGGTGAGCACATTTCTAAatctaaattctattttataaattgtctCTTAACATTACTTCAATTGTATCAATTTTgattagttatttattttatattaaaaactatgattttttactatatatttgataaaattttaatttataatataattttcaaaagttattgatttatagaataatattaaattatttatacagaTTTAATTAAgttcaatattaaattatatgttcAAACAATATaggtgatataattaataagtaatataaattataagttattaaataaagtaaaattacaggCTCTGTTTGTACAGAATGACAAAGTTTGTAGTATACATTCTCAAATACATATAAGCCTTTTTAATAAGGTTTATATTTAACAtgatagaaaaaattaaaaaataattttattgtattgtcttatttataattataacacaAACAATTTTTGAAGAAGTTGTAAGTGGATGTTAAACTCCTTGTTGAATAATCATAGTTTTGATGTATCTCCTGCATTTTTGCAGGAGATCCAGCATCTCAAAGTACACCTATACGTTGGAAAGAAGGTGCAGATTTAACAAAAAGAGCAAAAACCAAAGCCCCATTAAAAGGTCGTAAAAGGCCATTAAAACACAGGTCATTTTTTGATTGGTTTACGGATCATGGAGATCCAAGTTCAGATGAAATAGCAGAGTTAATTAAAGATGATATGTGGCCTAATCCATTACAggtaaaattattcatattataattaaaagaaaagatcTATTGTTATTGAATATTTGGACTTCATCACATAGAAAATTTGGTTTtcatatacaaaattatttggtTTTAGTATTATTTGGCGCCAGATATGGATGTTGAAAATGGCATTGAAGGTGATGGTGAAGATTGCGATAcggaagaggaggaagaagaagaagatggtGGTGCGGATGAAGGTGATGAAGCAGGTGAAGGTGAGGAAGGAGATGATAGCATAGTTGTTGTCGAAGATGATGTAGATGAAGATGATGAGGAAGAAGAGGCTGTGAATGATGAAGATGATGGAGTAAACGAAGAGGATGATTTATTGGTAGATGACGAAGTGGATCGTGAAGGTATAgacaatttctttcttttttaatatttctattacattatagtagatttattatacgtaaGTTTCTAATGTatctaatatatttctaattactGTTTATGTTACAGATGGCGAAGGAGAGGAACCAgaatagaatataaagttGGTTTTCCACAATATTGGTTACAGTCATAGACACTAAAAAAAGGATCGCTGAAAATACACATCAGGttgattgaaaataaataaaaagtttgcAGGACTGAAAATATTGAGCCATATGAATAAACCTCGGGACAATTTTGGGAAAATAAAGTAGAAAACAATTCAGTAGACCTAATCTTTATCGGCGCGAAGGAAATTGTATGTACAAAAGTACAATATTTGTTTGATTGTGccgaaacaaagaaaaaatggtCTGAGATAAATTAGATAGGTTTCACATTGCACTTTGTTCTAAAACTGTATCGCAATACAGTACGAATTCCTTAGTTATATTCATATGGCCTAGTCATTCTCTATAGAGTAGGTATACAATGAAGAACACCTGCTCATCTTCATCGTGATACAATTACATTAaggaaagaataaattataagatataaacgAGATAGTGGACAGGTGTTCTTTTCGTCTTGTTTTGTCACAAAAATCTATTCCATCGCACTACTTCCGGAACGAggtgttttaaatatttttgagagTGACAGTATGATAGATATATGTTCAAATATACAgtatttgatttttatcgcgaagagatttaattttttaaaatagtaaaatgtgtgtgatacatttattaagaattgtaatttattattacaatacatttatgaattataatcgTAATTTACAGTTAcagtttgtttattaatttagaaatgtaAAGAAAGTGAAGGTAAATTTAGTATATTCTCagtaattgaatttattttgaatGTCAATTGGAAACATATCGCAAGACATAGTAATGTGTATAAAGATGTATAGAATGTAAAGAATTCATGCTTTTTTAGaactttattataattctGTCATATCCGCGGTGTaacattacaaatttatactaTTTGAGAGCGTCGAAAGTTTTTATacagttatttttcattatgtaACATTTTGTGACTTTCATGTTGATGATAATACACTAATGttttacacacacacacacacacacacacacacacacacacacacacacacacacgacGGACGCATGCACGCACGCACattcatatatgtatgtatatgtattaagTTTACTATCGATCAAATtggtttattatttcaaactcAATTAAATCTCTACCTATTTTGaatgcaaataaaatgtaGCTATTACATTGTTTTAGCGTATTCTTTTGTCACtttttgaaaatgtatcaTACTACAATTTAGTGATGTtgaatgatataataaaatcaattcTATTATGTTAAGTACATAAATCTCTTGAAAtacgatttaaataaatgcaatGCAATACAATTGGTAGATATAGTAAAACTCATTATTTTAGTGGATATTTATTACTGTtctatttattcaaatatacagatatacaaatatttgctTTATAATTTGTCATATATTCCACTTAATCAAGAATTGATACTTGTCACACTCAAAATGAAAATCAATTCACGAAGGTCACCTCGTTCTTCTTCCagattttacattataaattttccactTTTGCGAAGAGAAAATATATCGCAAGCGTTTTTCATGCGTAATTTTGACACGTACTTTTAATTCTAACGGCACctttatacattattgttACGCGCCAAAGGTGAAGTTAGAATGAGGAGTAATCATAACTCTGTTATATCTCCCGCGATGTGCCAACCAAGAACACATTGCGATCGATTTTAGATTTCGGTGCAAATAAGGGTTCTATTGAAAGGTTTGATTAAGCGTTTCCTTTGGAATCTAggaaaaatcaaataattacaTCGTCCAAAATAGTTAACATGCAGTTACATCTGATTTAATTACTTAAAGTTATCCAAGAAACATGTTTTAGGATAAAACCTGTTTATTAGCTCTTGGATAAAACAGTTTCGaattaagaaaaatctttcgattaacatgaaattattatagtattgaAAATCTCTTAGAGTAAGATTCCTATTTTTCTACCAAATATTTAAAGGTTAGCAAAGTAAGCAATTATTTGATTCCTCCTAGAAAACGATAAGGTACGCTTGTCTACGACATATTCTGTCATAATTATCAGCCAATGTCCTGAAGTGAAATATTcaatgttaatgaaaatgCGCGTTAACGTGACGTATTAGACCTGCGTAGAGATTTGGCATATGGCCGCACAAAGGGCACCTATGTCCGAGATAAGTGAGTCAGAATCAGACGGACGTACGACAACTGGGTGTAAGAATTTTCTGAATCAATCGACGTACTCGTGTCACGCAATCATACAGTAAATGAACGAAATAAAGTTGTCAGTTTGAGATAGGAATgagttttttatatttgaaactactTAGAAATACGCAAATGTAAGACGTTTTAATACGAAAAATGATTCAACATTTTATCccaaatttttacttttacaacATTATCCGAGCAAAACACATTCAATATTGTTATATCAATTTTCAAGTACCGTTTTTGCACGATTTATTTTTCAGCTTATTTTTCGTTGCAtgaattttcgtttctttagaAACACtattttctagaaatattattcttattttaaattaccATCTTAGGGTACATCCctgattttcttcctttctaaGGATATAAAACGAAGCTTatgaaattttgtcaaaatttatataattatttaaagcaAAAAATGTAACAGCTTACGTTTCATACTTACCTCTGTTTTACCTCACTCTTGTAAAAACTTGCAAAGAAATTGATATGACAAAGGAATAAGATgggaaagatataaatataataggtAATAGATACACATAAGcattacatttaaatatatactattctGTGTGAATTTTATAAGAGGTAAAAAATTCATTGAGAAAATGCTTTAATCGTTATAGAGTTTCGTTGATATAAAGGGAATCAGGGATGTGATACTAAACGACGATTATCCGAACTAATTTCGGAAATTAATTATCCTCgataattaatgttttaaatactCAATATAAAGCAGTGAACAAAGTGTTTTTTAAAATACGGTACTTTTGAAAAGTAGACAATTTCCAAGCTAAAAATTATCCGTTTTGTAGCgtttcaatataaatataacttatAGTTTTACATAcgtaacaattattttatacagtaAAATAAAGAGATTTAGTCAATGAATGCATTTTTATTAGGTGGGTATATTTGCATACAAATAACAGGTATTTATCACAAAAAATAAATCTGTTGTAGCGAGTAAAACAAAAgaactctttcttttcttttttcttctgtttggaaaattttgtgtatttattaattttacaccTATTCTTATTAATTCCAATTCTAcgttgatatttaaattttaacaacACTTGTGTTAGAAAATGgtcaattttctattataataatacctTTTTCCTTCCGCACATATCCATTTTCGttcttgttatattttttcgagGATAACTGACAAAGAAAATGTCAACTTCGTACCatctatagaaaatattacgtatttacaaaattcagTAGAAAAAGACGGTTTTTATAATTCAAGTCGTGTTTAAAtgctatacatacatataatggATACTGTGGAGTTATCGTATTTTGATAATTGAATTCCTTGTTTGGATAATCGACGTTTCTTTTATCGCCTGAAAATGTCctaattttcaataaagttTATCATTATTTAGATAAGCTAGAATAAACCacttttctaaattaataaattattattgtacgTCTATAAgagtgaaaaataatttgtaaaaatgacATGTATTTTCTATAAGGGCAGCAAGCTTcatcttattttttttgtttatcacattgtaaaaaataatatttgtggAAATTACTTTACAGtaagttataatttattacgatattaaactttatcataatttttgtcatatttttctttgtatagTATTCTACATATTAACCTTTCtgtctctatatatatatgtatgaagCAGCATTTTACTTTTtgaattatcaatttaaaataagATGTAAAAtgagaattaaatttatcgttgTTTTTACGAATTCAACaatcaaataattataattatttgtttcaacTTTCAGATGATTGAAACTCATGTATCGGAATTTTGaactaatattttaaaataataatcatatagttttaattaatgtataattatgcat is part of the Bombus fervidus isolate BK054 chromosome 7, iyBomFerv1, whole genome shotgun sequence genome and harbors:
- the Set gene encoding NAP domain-containing protein SET isoform X2, which codes for MASPNKKAKELEDPGSGEGVESRDYDIEIQKTLEEIDGCQNQIDGLNEKASDEILEVEKKYNKLRKPYFQKRNDIIKRIPNFWVTAFVNNKEIAEILEEDEEDALRFLNKLEVEEFEDIKSGYRINFHFDENPYFENDVLTKEFHLGSSASQSTPIRWKEGADLTKRAKTKAPLKGRKRPLKHRSFFDWFTDHGDPSSDEIAELIKDDMWPNPLQYYLAPDMDVENGIEGDGEDCDTEEEEEEEDGGADEGDEAGEGEEGDDSIVVVEDDVDEDDEEEEAVNDEDDGVNEEDDLLVDDEVDREDGEGEEPE
- the Set gene encoding NAP domain-containing protein SET isoform X1, whose protein sequence is MASPNKKAKELEDPGSGEGVESRDYDIEIQKTLEEIDGCQNQIDGLNEKASDEILEVEKKYNKLRKPYFQKRNDIIKRIPNFWVTAFVNNKEIAEILEEDEEDALRFLNKLEVEEFEDIKSGYRINFHFDENPYFENDVLTKEFHLGSSGDPASQSTPIRWKEGADLTKRAKTKAPLKGRKRPLKHRSFFDWFTDHGDPSSDEIAELIKDDMWPNPLQYYLAPDMDVENGIEGDGEDCDTEEEEEEEDGGADEGDEAGEGEEGDDSIVVVEDDVDEDDEEEEAVNDEDDGVNEEDDLLVDDEVDREDGEGEEPE